A stretch of Aphelocoma coerulescens isolate FSJ_1873_10779 chromosome 1A, UR_Acoe_1.0, whole genome shotgun sequence DNA encodes these proteins:
- the TDG gene encoding G/T mismatch-specific thymine DNA glycosylase isoform X2 has product MMTAVPSMEMMTEQPTLEGIPEPNIAQEPPKEVKKGGRKRKAKATEPKQPKKPTAKKEKPAKSKGKQEKITDTFKVKRKVDRFNGVSEAELLTKTLPDILTFDLDIVIIGINPGLMAAYKGHHYPGPGNHFWKCLFMSGLSNEQLNHMDDHTLPHKYGIGFTNMVERTTPGSKDLSSKEFREGGRILMQKLQKYKPRIAAFNGKCIYEIFSKEVFGIKVKNLEFGLQPHKVPDTETLCYVMPSSSARCAQFPRAQDKVHYYIKLKDLRDQLKGITPNTDVQEVQYTFDLQLAQEDAKKMAVKEEKYDPGYEAAYGGAYCDRAPYDTDQCSFSSNGAAGGNPQYCEGSSFGEVPNGQWMTQSFADQIPEFSAGMTQEEEGSSV; this is encoded by the exons ATGATGACTGCAGTGCCCAGCATGGAAATGATGACTGAGCAGCCGACTCTAGAGGGCATTCCAGAGCCAAACATTGCTCAGGAGCCTCCAAAAG AAGttaaaaaaggaggaaggaaaagaaaagccaaagcaACTGAGCCAAAGCAACCCAAAAAGCCTActgctaaaaaagaaaaaccagccaAGTCAAAAGGCAAACAAGAAAAGATTACAGATACTTTTAAAGTCAAAAGAAAAGTGGACCGTTTTAATGGTGTATCTGAAGCTGAACTTCTGACCAAGACTTTGCCTGATATTTTGACCTTTGATCTGGATATTGTGATA ATTGGCATAAACCCTGGCCTGATGGCAGCTTACAAAGGACATCATTACCCGGGACCTGGAAACcattttt GGAAGTGTCTCTTCATGTCTGGTCTAAGTAATGAACAGCTGAACCACATGGATGACCACACCTTGCCACATAAATATGGGATTGGATTTACAAACATGGTTGAAAGGACAACACCTGGAAGCAAAGACCTCTCCAG CAAAGAGTTTCGGGAAGGAGGGCGAATTCTGATGCAGAAGCTACAAAAGTATAAACCTCGTATAGCAGCTTTCAATGGAAAAT gtATTTATGAAATTTTTAGTAAAGAAGTTTTTGGAATTAAAGTTAAGAACTTGGAATTTGGGCTTCAGCCACACAAAGTGCCAGATACAGAAACT CTCTGCTACGTTATGCCATCGTCCAGTGCAAGATGTGCTCAGTTTCCTCGGGCACAAGATAAAGTTCATTATTACATAAAGCTGAAGGACTTAAGGGATCAACTGAAAGGCATCACACCCAACACAGATGTGCAGGAGGTGCAGTACACATTTGACTTGCAACTTGCACAAG AGGATGCTAAAAAGATGGCTGTCAAAGAAGAAAAGTATGACCCAGGCTATGAAGCAGCATATGGAGGAGCTTACTGTGACCGTGCACCATATGACACTGACCAGTGCAGCTTCTCTTCAAATGGAGCTG cAGGAGGCAATCCACAGTACTGTGAAGGGTCGTCCTTTGGTGAAGTTCCTAATGGACAGTGGATGACACAGTCCTTTGCAGACCAGATTCCAGAGTTCAGTGCTGGTATGAcacaggaagaggagggaagtAGCGTGTAG
- the TDG gene encoding G/T mismatch-specific thymine DNA glycosylase isoform X3: MEGPELGRYYAYLQQAQAFYSFPFHQMMTAVPSMEMMTEQPTLEGIPEPNIAQEPPKEVKKGGRKRKAKATEPKQPKKPTAKKEKPAKSKGKQEKITDTFKVKRKVDRFNGVSEAELLTKTLPDILTFDLDIVIIGINPGLMAAYKGHHYPGPGNHFWKCLFMSGLSNEQLNHMDDHTLPHKYGIGFTNMVERTTPGSKDLSSKEFREGGRILMQKLQKYKPRIAAFNGKCIYEIFSKEVFGIKVKNLEFGLQPHKVPDTETLCYVMPSSSARCAQFPRAQDKVHYYIKLKDLRDQLKGITPNTDVQEVQYTFDLQLAQEDAKKMAVKEEKYDPGYEAAYGGAYCDRAPYDTDQCSFSSNGAAGGNPQYCEGSSFGEVPNGQWMTQSFADQIPEFSAGMTQEEEGSSV, encoded by the exons ATGGAGGGCCCGGAGCTGGGCAG ATACTACGCATATCTTCAGCAAGCTCAAGCATTTTACTCGTTTCCCTTCCATCAGATGATGACTGCAGTGCCCAGCATGGAAATGATGACTGAGCAGCCGACTCTAGAGGGCATTCCAGAGCCAAACATTGCTCAGGAGCCTCCAAAAG AAGttaaaaaaggaggaaggaaaagaaaagccaaagcaACTGAGCCAAAGCAACCCAAAAAGCCTActgctaaaaaagaaaaaccagccaAGTCAAAAGGCAAACAAGAAAAGATTACAGATACTTTTAAAGTCAAAAGAAAAGTGGACCGTTTTAATGGTGTATCTGAAGCTGAACTTCTGACCAAGACTTTGCCTGATATTTTGACCTTTGATCTGGATATTGTGATA ATTGGCATAAACCCTGGCCTGATGGCAGCTTACAAAGGACATCATTACCCGGGACCTGGAAACcattttt GGAAGTGTCTCTTCATGTCTGGTCTAAGTAATGAACAGCTGAACCACATGGATGACCACACCTTGCCACATAAATATGGGATTGGATTTACAAACATGGTTGAAAGGACAACACCTGGAAGCAAAGACCTCTCCAG CAAAGAGTTTCGGGAAGGAGGGCGAATTCTGATGCAGAAGCTACAAAAGTATAAACCTCGTATAGCAGCTTTCAATGGAAAAT gtATTTATGAAATTTTTAGTAAAGAAGTTTTTGGAATTAAAGTTAAGAACTTGGAATTTGGGCTTCAGCCACACAAAGTGCCAGATACAGAAACT CTCTGCTACGTTATGCCATCGTCCAGTGCAAGATGTGCTCAGTTTCCTCGGGCACAAGATAAAGTTCATTATTACATAAAGCTGAAGGACTTAAGGGATCAACTGAAAGGCATCACACCCAACACAGATGTGCAGGAGGTGCAGTACACATTTGACTTGCAACTTGCACAAG AGGATGCTAAAAAGATGGCTGTCAAAGAAGAAAAGTATGACCCAGGCTATGAAGCAGCATATGGAGGAGCTTACTGTGACCGTGCACCATATGACACTGACCAGTGCAGCTTCTCTTCAAATGGAGCTG cAGGAGGCAATCCACAGTACTGTGAAGGGTCGTCCTTTGGTGAAGTTCCTAATGGACAGTGGATGACACAGTCCTTTGCAGACCAGATTCCAGAGTTCAGTGCTGGTATGAcacaggaagaggagggaagtAGCGTGTAG
- the TDG gene encoding G/T mismatch-specific thymine DNA glycosylase isoform X1: protein MEGPELGRYYAYLQQAQAFYSFPFHQMMTAVPSMEMMTEQPTLEGIPEPNIAQEPPKEVKKGGRKRKAKATEPKQPKKPTAKKEKPAKSKGKQEKITDTFKVKRKVDRFNGVSEAELLTKTLPDILTFDLDIVIIGINPGLMAAYKGHHYPGPGNHFWKCLFMSGLSNEQLNHMDDHTLPHKYGIGFTNMVERTTPGSKDLSSKEFREGGRILMQKLQKYKPRIAAFNGKCIYEIFSKEVFGIKVKNLEFGLQPHKVPDTETLCYVMPSSSARCAQFPRAQDKVHYYIKLKDLRDQLKGITPNTDVQEVQYTFDLQLAQEDAKKMAVKEEKYDPGYEAAYGGAYCDRAPYDTDQCSFSSNGAGGNPQYCEGSSFGEVPNGQWMTQSFADQIPEFSAGMTQEEEGSSV from the exons ATGGAGGGCCCGGAGCTGGGCAG ATACTACGCATATCTTCAGCAAGCTCAAGCATTTTACTCGTTTCCCTTCCATCAGATGATGACTGCAGTGCCCAGCATGGAAATGATGACTGAGCAGCCGACTCTAGAGGGCATTCCAGAGCCAAACATTGCTCAGGAGCCTCCAAAAG AAGttaaaaaaggaggaaggaaaagaaaagccaaagcaACTGAGCCAAAGCAACCCAAAAAGCCTActgctaaaaaagaaaaaccagccaAGTCAAAAGGCAAACAAGAAAAGATTACAGATACTTTTAAAGTCAAAAGAAAAGTGGACCGTTTTAATGGTGTATCTGAAGCTGAACTTCTGACCAAGACTTTGCCTGATATTTTGACCTTTGATCTGGATATTGTGATA ATTGGCATAAACCCTGGCCTGATGGCAGCTTACAAAGGACATCATTACCCGGGACCTGGAAACcattttt GGAAGTGTCTCTTCATGTCTGGTCTAAGTAATGAACAGCTGAACCACATGGATGACCACACCTTGCCACATAAATATGGGATTGGATTTACAAACATGGTTGAAAGGACAACACCTGGAAGCAAAGACCTCTCCAG CAAAGAGTTTCGGGAAGGAGGGCGAATTCTGATGCAGAAGCTACAAAAGTATAAACCTCGTATAGCAGCTTTCAATGGAAAAT gtATTTATGAAATTTTTAGTAAAGAAGTTTTTGGAATTAAAGTTAAGAACTTGGAATTTGGGCTTCAGCCACACAAAGTGCCAGATACAGAAACT CTCTGCTACGTTATGCCATCGTCCAGTGCAAGATGTGCTCAGTTTCCTCGGGCACAAGATAAAGTTCATTATTACATAAAGCTGAAGGACTTAAGGGATCAACTGAAAGGCATCACACCCAACACAGATGTGCAGGAGGTGCAGTACACATTTGACTTGCAACTTGCACAAG AGGATGCTAAAAAGATGGCTGTCAAAGAAGAAAAGTATGACCCAGGCTATGAAGCAGCATATGGAGGAGCTTACTGTGACCGTGCACCATATGACACTGACCAGTGCAGCTTCTCTTCAAATGGAGCTG GAGGCAATCCACAGTACTGTGAAGGGTCGTCCTTTGGTGAAGTTCCTAATGGACAGTGGATGACACAGTCCTTTGCAGACCAGATTCCAGAGTTCAGTGCTGGTATGAcacaggaagaggagggaagtAGCGTGTAG
- the UQCC6 gene encoding ubiquinol-cytochrome c reductase complex assembly factor 6, translated as MTHVRRGPCTGPAPAAMPAGVPWPTYLRGLAASMLAMFAGAEVVHRYYRPDLSIPEIPPKPGELKTELLGLKERSSKVQTSQQ; from the exons atgACGCACGTCCGGCGCGGTCCGTGCACAGGGCCTGCCCCCGCAGCCATGCCCGCCGGCGTGCCCTGGCCCACGTACCTGCGGGGGCTGGCGGCCAGCATGCTGGCCATGTTCGCGGGGGCCGAGGTCGTGCACAGGTACTACAGGCCTGACCTT AGCATACCTGAAATACCTCCTAAGCCGGGAGAACTGAAAACAGAACTGTTGGGTCTAAAAGAAAGATCAAGCAAAGTTCAGACTTCACAACAGTGA
- the HSP90B1 gene encoding endoplasmin, whose translation MKSVWALALAGVLLLAVSVRADEVDVDGTVEDDLGKSREGSRTDDEVVQREEEAIQLDGLNASQIKEIREKSEKFAFQAEVNRMMKLIINSLYKNKEIFLRELISNASDALDKIRLISLTDENALAGNEELTVKIKCDKEKNMLHVTDTGIGMTKEELVKNLGTIAKSGTSEFLNKMTEMQDDSQSTSELIGQFGVGFYSAFLVADRVIVTSKHNNDTQHIWESDSNEFSVINDPRGNTLGRGTTITLVLKEEASDYLELDTVKNLVKKYSQFINFPIYVWSSKTETVEEPIEEEEAKEKEEETDDEAAVEEEEEEKKPKTKKVEKTVWDWELMNDIKPIWQRPSKEVEEDEYKAFYKTFSKEHDDPMAYIHFTAEGEVTFKSILFVPNSAPRGLFDEYGSKKSDFIKLYVRRVFITDDFHDMMPKYLNFVKGVVDSDDLPLNVSRETLQQHKLLKVIRKKLVRKTLDMIKKIAEEKYNDTFWKEFGTNVKLGVIEDHSNRTRLAKLLRFQSSHHESNLTSLDQYVERMKEKQDKIYFMAGASRKEAESSPFVERLLKKGYEVIYLTEPVDEYCIQALPEFDGKRFQNVAKEGVKFEESEKSKESREALEKEFEPLLNWMKDKALKDKIEKAVLSQRLTQSPCALVASQYGWSGNMERIMKAQAYQTGKDISTNYYASQKKTFEINPRHPLIKDMLRRVKENEDDKTVSDLAVVLFETATLRSGYMLPDTKEYGDRIERMLRLSLNIDLDAKVDEEPEEPEDTAEEAEQDEEEVDADAEDSETQKESTDVKDEL comes from the exons ATGAAGTCCGTGTGGGCGCTCGCTCTGGCCGGTGTGCTGCTCCTGGCCG tGTCGGTCAGAGCCGATGAGGTGGATGTAGATGGGACCGTGGAAGATGACTTGGGCAAAAGCAGAGAAGGGTCTCGAACGGATGATGAAGTTGTTCAGAG AGAGGAAGAAGCTATCCAGCTAGATGGCCTAAATGCATCCCAGATCAAAGAAATCAGAGAAAAATCTGAGAAGTTTGCATTTCAAGCAGAAGTGAACAGAATGATGAAGTTAATTATCAATTCTTTGTATAAAAATAAAGAG ATTTTCTTGCGGGAACTTATTTCAAATGCTTCAGATGCTTTAGATAAGATACGGTTGATATCATTAACTGATGAAAATGCTCTCGCTGGCAATGAGGAACTTACAGTCAAAATCAAG tgtgatAAAGAGAAGAACATGCTTCATGTTACAGATACGGGTATTGGCATGACAAAGGAGGAGTTAGTTAAAAACCTGGGTACCATTGCAAAGTCTGGTACAAGTGAATTCTTAAACAAGATGACTGAAATGCAGGATGATAGCCAGTCAACATCTGAGTTAATTGGCCAGTTTGGTGTTGGCTTTTATTCTGCTTTCTTAGTAGCAGACAGAGTTATTGTCACATCGAAACACAACAATGATACTCAGCATATTTGGGAGTCAGATTCAAATGAGTTCTCTGTGATCAATGACCCAAGAGGGAACACCTTAGGCCGTGGCACAACCATAAC cctTGTCTTGAAGGAAGAAGCATCTGATTACCTTGAGCTGGACACTGTTAAAAATCTAGTGAAGAAATATTCCCAGTTCATAAACTTCCCCATATATGTGTGGAGCAGCAAG ACAGAGACTGTTGAAGAACCCATTGAAGAGGAGGaagcaaaggagaaagaagaagaaacagaTGATGAAGCAGCAgttgaagaagaggaggaagaaaagaagccaAAAACTAAGAAG GTCGAAAAGACTGTGTGGGATTGGGAGCTTATGAATGACATAAAACCAATCTGGCAGAGACCATCTAAAGAAGTTGAAGAAGATGAATACAAAGCTTTTTACAAAACCTTTTCCAAG GAACATGATGACCCAATGGCATACATCCACTTCACTGCTGAAGGGGAAGTAACTTTCAAATCCATCTTGTTTGTTCCTAATTCTGCTCCACGTGGACTGTTTGATGAATACGGATCCAAAAAAAGTGATTTCATTAAG CTGTACGTTCGAAGAGTGTTCATCACTGATGACTTCCATGACATGATGCCCAAATATCTTAACTTTGTTAAGGGTGTT GTGGATTCTGATGATCTTCCTTTGAATGTATCCCGTGAAACACTTCAGCAGCATAAATTGTTAAAA GTGATCAGAAAGAAACTTGTTCGCAAAACTCTTGATATGATCAAGAAAATTGCGGAGGAAAAATACAATGACACATTCTGGAAAGAGTTTGGTACTAATGTGAAGCTTGGCGTTATTGAGGATCACTCCAATCGTACACGACTCGCTAAACTTCTGCGCTTCCAGTCTTCTCATCATGAAAGTAACCTCACCAGCCTGGATCAGTATGTGGAAAGAATGAAGGAGAAGCAAGACAAAATCTATTTCATGGCTGGTGCTAGCAGAAAGGAG GCTGAGTCCTCACCATTTGTTGAGCGTCTGCTGAAAAAGGGTTATGAAGTGATCTATCTGACTGAACCTGTAGATGAATATTGTATTCAGGCTTTGCCAGAGTTTGATGGCAAGAGGTTCCAGAATGTAGCAAAAGAAGGAGTTAAGTTTGAAGAAAGTGAAAAGTCTAAAGAGAGTCGGGAAGCCTTGGAAAAGGAATTTGAGCCACTCTTAAACTGGATGAAAGACAAAGCTCTAAAAGACAAG aTTGAAAAAGCTGTGCTATCTCAACGTTTAACCCAGTCTCCATGTGCTCTTGTGGCTAGTCAGTATGGATGGTCTGGTAACATGGAAAGAATCATGAAGGCTCAAGCTTACCAGACTGGGAAGGATATATCTACAAA ttaCTATGCCAGCCAAAAGAAGACATTTGAAATTAACCCCAGGCATCCACTGATCAAGGACATGCTGAGGCGAGTCAAG GAAAATGAAGATGACAAAACTGTTTCAGATCTTGCAGTGGTATTGTTTGAAACTGCAACTCTGAGATCAGGATATATGTTGCCAGACACTAAGGAATATGGAGACAGAATAGAAAGGATGCTTCGTTTGAGTTTAAACATTGACCTGGATGCAAAG GTGGATGAGGAACCTGAAGAGCCTGAAGATACAGCTGAGGAGGCAGAGCAGGATGAAGAGGAAGTGGATGCTGATGCTGAGGACAGTGAAACACAGAAG GAATCCACAGATGTGAAAGATGAACTGTAA